The following proteins are encoded in a genomic region of Burkholderia gladioli:
- a CDS encoding LysR family transcriptional regulator — protein MDTLQNMRVFARVVEAGSFTAAALSLNSTTGAMSRAVSELEARLRTRLMNRSTRRLSLTPAGESYLLRCRQILADVDAAEEEASCAHERPSGLLRLHSYASIGQHYVLPALNAYREQRPEVSVELTLSQRVPDLFDGSSDMAVVTASSLPDSELVSYRLGETFSILCASPAYLRSRGAPATPAELAAHDCLTLQTPAFPTHDWLLETREGQVEQIRVSGPVQTNTAESLAVAIGEGVGIGMLPLYAAIGLLRDGSLMRVLPAHTLQRMSIYALYPSRRFVDAKVRTWVEFLRADLPDRIARDEAMLASLDARMRAALDSTRRSGVTP, from the coding sequence ATGGACACCTTGCAAAACATGCGGGTCTTCGCCCGCGTGGTGGAAGCGGGCAGCTTCACCGCCGCCGCGCTGTCGCTCAACTCGACCACCGGCGCCATGTCGCGCGCCGTCTCGGAGCTGGAGGCGCGCCTGCGCACGCGGCTCATGAACCGCTCGACGCGTCGCCTCTCGCTGACGCCGGCCGGCGAAAGCTACCTGCTGCGCTGCCGGCAGATCCTCGCCGACGTCGACGCGGCCGAGGAGGAGGCGAGCTGCGCGCACGAGCGGCCATCGGGCCTGTTGCGCCTGCACAGCTACGCCAGCATCGGCCAGCACTACGTATTGCCGGCGCTCAACGCCTATCGCGAGCAGCGTCCCGAGGTCTCGGTCGAGCTGACCCTGTCGCAGCGCGTGCCCGACCTGTTCGACGGCAGCAGCGACATGGCCGTGGTGACGGCCTCGTCCCTGCCCGATTCGGAGCTGGTCTCGTATCGGCTCGGCGAGACCTTCAGCATCCTGTGCGCCTCGCCCGCCTACCTGCGTTCTCGCGGCGCGCCGGCCACGCCCGCCGAACTGGCCGCGCACGACTGCCTGACGCTGCAGACGCCCGCCTTCCCGACCCACGACTGGCTGCTCGAGACCCGCGAAGGCCAGGTCGAGCAGATCCGCGTCAGCGGCCCGGTGCAGACCAATACCGCCGAATCGCTGGCGGTGGCGATCGGCGAGGGCGTGGGCATCGGCATGCTGCCGCTGTATGCCGCGATCGGCCTGCTGCGCGATGGCTCGCTGATGCGCGTGCTGCCGGCGCATACGCTGCAGCGCATGAGCATCTACGCGCTGTACCCGTCGCGCCGCTTCGTCGACGCGAAGGTGCGCACCTGGGTGGAGTTCCTGCGCGCCGACCTGCCCGATCGCATCGCGCGCGACGAGGCGATGCTGGCCTCGCTCGACGCGCGCATGCGCGCCGCGCTCGACTCCACGCGCCGCAGCGGCGTCACGCCCTGA
- a CDS encoding DUF4148 domain-containing protein — MKTFIASTAAALVIAAPALAFAQTANHGLTRAQVIQELVDLESVGYSPASGNDANYPENVLAAQQRLQAKRLAQAEAAKQAYGPNGQAVSEAGKAAQ; from the coding sequence ATGAAAACGTTCATCGCCTCGACCGCCGCCGCCCTCGTGATCGCGGCCCCCGCCCTTGCCTTCGCCCAGACCGCCAACCACGGCCTGACGCGCGCCCAGGTGATCCAGGAACTGGTCGACCTGGAATCGGTCGGCTACTCGCCGGCCAGCGGCAACGACGCGAACTATCCGGAGAACGTGCTGGCCGCGCAGCAGCGCCTGCAGGCCAAGCGACTTGCGCAGGCCGAGGCCGCGAAGCAGGCCTACGGCCCGAACGGGCAGGCCGTGTCGGAAGCCGGCAAGGCCGCGCAGTAA
- the codA gene encoding cytosine deaminase: protein MKIVNATLRRRSGLHTLELDGASIARIVPQEARIAPGQPNAPATPDLIDAEGRLVIPPLVEPHIHLDAVLTAGDPEWNRSGTLFEGIERWSQRKATITHEDTKTRAHTAIAMLRDHGIQHVRTHVDVTDPTLAALAAMLEVKEEARGLIDLQIVAFPQEGIESFDDGRALMARAIEMGADVVGGIPHFENTREQGVSSLKYLMELAERSGCLVDVHCDETDDPHSRFLEVLAEEARVRGMGSRVTASHTTAMGSYDNAYCSKLFRLLKRSGIHFISCPTESIHLQGRFDSFPKRRGVTRVAELDRAGINVCFGQDSIQDPWYPLGNGNILRVLDAGLHICHMMGYDDLQRCLDFVTDHSAAALSLGERYGLEAGRPANLVVLDADSDYDALRRQVKPLLSIRAGRVILRREPERIAYSSQAAARA from the coding sequence ATGAAGATCGTCAACGCGACGCTGCGCCGGCGCAGCGGCCTCCATACCCTCGAACTCGACGGCGCGAGCATCGCCCGGATCGTCCCGCAGGAGGCACGCATCGCGCCGGGCCAGCCGAACGCGCCGGCCACGCCGGACCTGATCGACGCCGAAGGCCGCCTGGTGATCCCGCCGCTGGTCGAGCCGCATATCCACCTCGACGCCGTGCTGACGGCGGGCGACCCCGAATGGAATCGCAGCGGCACGCTGTTCGAGGGCATCGAGCGCTGGAGCCAGCGCAAGGCCACCATCACCCACGAGGACACCAAGACGCGCGCCCACACGGCGATCGCGATGCTGCGCGACCACGGCATCCAGCACGTGCGCACCCATGTCGACGTGACCGATCCGACGCTGGCCGCGTTGGCGGCGATGCTGGAGGTCAAGGAGGAAGCGCGCGGGCTGATCGACCTGCAGATCGTCGCCTTCCCGCAGGAGGGCATCGAGTCCTTCGACGACGGCCGCGCGCTGATGGCGCGCGCGATCGAGATGGGCGCCGACGTGGTGGGCGGCATCCCGCACTTCGAGAACACGCGCGAGCAGGGCGTGAGTTCGCTGAAATACCTGATGGAGCTGGCCGAGCGCAGCGGCTGCCTGGTCGACGTCCATTGCGACGAGACCGACGATCCGCATTCGCGCTTCCTGGAGGTGCTGGCCGAGGAGGCGCGCGTGCGCGGCATGGGCTCGCGCGTGACGGCCAGCCATACCACGGCGATGGGCTCCTACGACAACGCCTATTGCTCGAAGCTGTTCCGCCTGCTCAAGCGCTCGGGGATCCACTTCATTTCCTGCCCGACCGAGAGCATCCATCTGCAGGGGCGCTTCGACAGCTTCCCGAAGCGGCGCGGCGTGACGCGCGTGGCCGAACTCGACCGCGCCGGCATCAACGTCTGCTTCGGGCAGGACTCGATCCAGGACCCCTGGTACCCGCTAGGCAACGGCAATATCCTGCGCGTGCTCGATGCCGGCCTGCATATCTGCCACATGATGGGCTACGACGACCTGCAGCGCTGTCTCGACTTCGTCACCGACCACAGCGCGGCAGCCTTGTCGCTCGGCGAGCGCTACGGGCTGGAGGCGGGCCGGCCTGCGAACCTGGTGGTGCTCGATGCAGACAGCGATTACGACGCGCTGCGGCGGCAGGTCAAGCCGCTGCTGTCGATTCGCGCGGGGCGCGTGATCCTGCGGCGCGAGCCGGAACGGATCGCCTATTCCTCGCAAGCCGCGGCGCGGGCCTGA
- a CDS encoding 2Fe-2S iron-sulfur cluster-binding protein has translation MKITDAPTQWQFRTSSAEDVVSSALAADFPVRFSCREGFCGQCRGEVLAGRYRSGRDGEPREVAPGARAEPVLLCQTYPQADLLLRVPRAGDIASGVRAARIESVELAAADIAVVRFTLLDGEPLRYEAGQFMAIRWSAAGYKPFSLARACEGGAGFEIHVRKAAGGEFTEWLFAEDGRHAVGAILGVEGPLGEFGWQTPLDRPAILVATGTGFAPLEAMIEAHRLWERASPVHLYVGARTAADLYADARCRAWAAAPGQAGLRYVPVLSGESREGMRSGRVDAAVMADFPSLAQVDVYACGAPAMVEAARAGFVGARGLPAGRFFADPFAPPRPSSTRRDTLLRMNLRLPDGRQGHLMAVQGRPLLGELMRAGIALQHLCGGHAVCATCAVQIQAGADAPPPAEDEAELLDFLGAAPGTRLACQLRLAAGFEHAQVSLPRGLLLDGPQTEAAR, from the coding sequence GTGAAGATAACGGACGCCCCCACGCAGTGGCAATTCAGGACATCCAGCGCCGAGGACGTGGTGAGTTCGGCGCTGGCCGCCGATTTCCCGGTGCGCTTTTCGTGCCGCGAAGGCTTCTGCGGCCAGTGCCGCGGCGAGGTGCTGGCCGGGCGCTACCGCAGCGGCCGCGACGGCGAACCGCGCGAGGTCGCGCCAGGCGCCCGCGCCGAACCGGTGCTGCTGTGCCAGACCTATCCGCAGGCCGACCTGCTGCTGCGCGTGCCGCGCGCAGGCGACATCGCCTCGGGCGTGCGCGCCGCGCGCATCGAGTCGGTCGAGCTGGCGGCGGCCGATATCGCGGTGGTGCGCTTCACGCTGCTAGACGGCGAGCCCCTGCGCTACGAGGCCGGCCAGTTCATGGCGATCCGCTGGTCGGCAGCCGGCTACAAGCCTTTCTCGCTGGCGCGCGCCTGCGAGGGCGGGGCGGGCTTCGAGATCCATGTGCGCAAGGCGGCGGGCGGCGAATTCACCGAATGGCTGTTTGCCGAGGACGGTCGGCACGCGGTGGGGGCGATCCTCGGCGTCGAGGGGCCGCTCGGCGAATTCGGCTGGCAGACGCCGCTGGACCGGCCGGCGATACTGGTCGCCACCGGCACCGGCTTCGCGCCGCTCGAGGCGATGATCGAGGCGCATCGGCTGTGGGAGCGCGCCAGCCCCGTGCATCTCTATGTCGGCGCGCGGACGGCCGCCGATCTCTACGCGGATGCGCGGTGCCGCGCCTGGGCGGCGGCGCCCGGGCAGGCCGGCCTGCGTTACGTGCCGGTGCTGTCGGGCGAGTCGCGCGAGGGGATGCGCAGCGGCAGGGTCGACGCGGCCGTGATGGCGGATTTCCCCTCGTTGGCGCAGGTCGACGTCTATGCCTGCGGCGCGCCGGCCATGGTCGAGGCGGCGCGGGCTGGTTTCGTCGGCGCGCGTGGCCTGCCGGCCGGGCGTTTCTTCGCCGATCCGTTCGCGCCGCCGCGCCCCTCGTCGACGCGGCGCGACACGCTGCTGCGCATGAACCTGCGCCTGCCCGACGGCCGGCAAGGCCACTTGATGGCGGTGCAAGGGCGCCCCCTGCTGGGCGAACTGATGCGCGCCGGCATCGCGCTCCAGCATCTGTGCGGCGGCCATGCCGTCTGCGCGACCTGCGCGGTCCAGATCCAGGCCGGCGCCGACGCGCCGCCGCCCGCCGAGGACGAAGCCGAGCTGCTCGACTTCCTCGGCGCCGCGCCCGGCACGCGCCTGGCCTGCCAGTTGCGGCTCGCCGCCGGCTTCGAGCATGCGCAAGTGAGCTTGCCGCGAGGCCTGCTGCTCGACGGCCCGCAAACGGAGGCGGCGCGATGA
- a CDS encoding M24 family metallopeptidase, translating to MMKREDYEDVGPHFDIEGMLEVRRRSREAVHAIAAHIEPGMREEDATRLARVVLRERGLLRGWHKIVVRFGPNTLREYGNPSAPDVVLGADDIFFIDVGPVWQRWEGDAGETFVVGHDPEMHRARAEVFALWKAVHAQWREARVSGRALYEFATREAEAMGWELNLKRMSGHRIADFPHEPKFAGTLSTADIVPSAHVWILEMHIRHRTRGFGAFYEDLMLEREVLAR from the coding sequence ATGATGAAGCGCGAGGATTACGAGGACGTCGGCCCGCATTTCGACATCGAGGGCATGCTCGAGGTGCGCCGCCGCAGTCGCGAGGCGGTGCACGCGATCGCGGCGCACATCGAGCCGGGCATGCGCGAGGAGGACGCGACGCGCCTGGCGCGCGTGGTGCTGCGCGAGCGCGGGCTGCTGCGCGGCTGGCACAAGATCGTGGTGCGCTTCGGCCCGAACACGCTGCGCGAATACGGCAACCCCTCGGCGCCCGACGTGGTGCTGGGCGCCGACGACATCTTCTTCATCGATGTCGGCCCGGTCTGGCAGCGCTGGGAGGGCGACGCGGGCGAGACCTTCGTGGTCGGCCACGATCCCGAGATGCATCGCGCCCGCGCCGAGGTGTTCGCGCTGTGGAAGGCGGTGCATGCGCAATGGCGCGAGGCGCGCGTCAGCGGCCGCGCGCTCTACGAATTCGCCACGCGCGAGGCCGAGGCGATGGGCTGGGAGCTGAACCTGAAGCGGATGTCGGGGCACCGGATCGCCGACTTCCCGCACGAACCGAAGTTCGCGGGCACCTTGTCGACGGCCGATATCGTGCCGAGCGCGCATGTCTGGATCCTGGAGATGCATATCCGTCATCGCACGCGCGGCTTCGGCGCCTTCTACGAGGACCTGATGCTGGAGCGCGAGGTGCTGGCGCGCTGA
- a CDS encoding amidase: MRFTPATPLLTLAAQLDAGITTSRELVDIALARIDAEGGNGAHAFCQVDADDARRQADAQDALRRAGVRLSPLAGLPVSVKDLYDVAGQVTRAGSRVLDDAPPAAADAPAIALMRRAGAVLVGRTNMSEFAFSGLGVNPWRGTPRSPWQPDEPRVAGGSSSGAAASVAQGMAAAGLGSDTGGSLRIPAAFCGLTGFKPTARRISTRGMFPLSTTLDSTGAIAPSVACCALIDRLLAGETVEAGGFSQPAAPLDGLRLAVLSNYVTEQMDETVARAWDETLGRLSRSGAKLVPVRLPVLDMLPSINRFGFSPIEAYALHRETLATRADAYDPRVLARLRIGEPALAADYIELQAARAEAIEQARAAFEGFDAFLMPTVPIVPPAIAPLEADAARFASTNGLVLRNPSVVNFLDGCAVSLPCTPAGSAPVGLSVGGLALEDARVLRVAAGIAQALRH, from the coding sequence ATGCGCTTCACGCCCGCCACCCCGCTGCTGACTCTCGCCGCGCAACTCGATGCCGGCATCACCACCAGCCGCGAGTTGGTCGATATCGCGCTCGCGCGCATCGACGCCGAGGGCGGCAACGGCGCCCACGCGTTCTGCCAAGTCGATGCCGACGACGCGCGCCGCCAGGCCGATGCGCAGGACGCGCTGCGTCGCGCCGGCGTGCGCCTGTCGCCGCTGGCGGGCCTGCCCGTCTCGGTCAAGGATCTCTACGACGTGGCGGGCCAGGTCACGCGCGCCGGCTCGCGCGTGCTCGACGACGCGCCGCCCGCCGCGGCCGACGCGCCCGCGATCGCGTTGATGCGCCGCGCCGGCGCGGTGCTGGTGGGCCGCACCAACATGAGCGAGTTCGCCTTCTCGGGGCTCGGCGTCAATCCCTGGCGCGGCACGCCGCGCTCGCCCTGGCAGCCCGACGAGCCGCGCGTGGCGGGCGGCTCCTCCTCGGGCGCGGCGGCCTCGGTCGCGCAAGGCATGGCCGCGGCCGGCCTGGGCAGCGATACCGGCGGCTCGCTGCGGATTCCGGCCGCGTTCTGCGGGCTGACCGGCTTCAAGCCCACCGCGCGGCGGATCTCGACGCGCGGCATGTTCCCGCTCTCCACCACGCTCGATTCAACCGGCGCGATCGCGCCGAGCGTGGCCTGCTGCGCGCTGATCGACCGGCTGCTGGCCGGCGAGACCGTCGAGGCCGGCGGTTTCTCGCAGCCGGCGGCACCGCTCGACGGCCTGCGCCTGGCGGTGCTGTCGAACTACGTGACCGAACAGATGGACGAGACCGTCGCGCGCGCCTGGGACGAGACGCTGGGCCGCCTGTCGCGCTCCGGCGCGAAGCTGGTGCCGGTGCGCCTGCCGGTGCTCGACATGCTGCCTTCGATCAACCGCTTCGGCTTCTCGCCGATCGAGGCCTATGCGCTGCATCGCGAGACGCTGGCGACGCGCGCCGACGCCTATGACCCGCGCGTGCTGGCGCGGCTGCGGATCGGCGAGCCGGCGCTCGCGGCCGACTACATCGAGTTGCAGGCGGCGCGCGCCGAGGCGATCGAACAGGCGCGCGCCGCGTTCGAGGGCTTCGACGCCTTCCTGATGCCGACCGTGCCGATCGTGCCGCCCGCGATCGCCCCGCTCGAAGCCGACGCGGCGCGCTTCGCCAGCACCAACGGGCTGGTGCTGCGCAATCCCTCGGTGGTGAACTTCCTCGACGGCTGCGCCGTATCGCTGCCTTGCACGCCGGCCGGCAGCGCGCCGGTGGGGCTCAGCGTCGGCGGGCTCGCGCTGGAGGATGCGCGCGTGCTGCGCGTGGCGGCCGGCATCGCGCAGGCCTTGCGCCACTGA
- a CDS encoding DUF2848 domain-containing protein, whose amino-acid sequence MTQLSFTVSSPDGAPRTLELGFDTLVIAGWAGRDAAAIQHHIDELAALGVAPPSSTPCFYRVAAQQLSQADTVEVLGTDTSGEIEYVLFGSPLGTLVTIGSDHTDRKTEAYSVAVSKQVCVKPVAREAWRYADVAAHWDRLELRARFVAADGSARTYQQGSVDGLLPPATLWQRHGGIDIEALPAGSAMYSGTLAVLGEMAAMKSGDAFELELHDPVLGRSLRHRYAIQALPVVA is encoded by the coding sequence ATGACCCAGCTTTCCTTCACCGTTTCCTCGCCCGACGGCGCCCCTCGCACGCTCGAACTCGGCTTCGACACGCTCGTCATCGCCGGCTGGGCCGGCCGCGACGCGGCCGCGATCCAGCACCACATCGACGAACTGGCCGCGCTCGGCGTGGCGCCGCCCTCCAGCACGCCCTGCTTCTACCGCGTCGCCGCCCAGCAACTGAGCCAGGCCGACACGGTCGAGGTGCTCGGCACCGACACCAGCGGCGAGATCGAATACGTGCTGTTCGGCAGCCCGCTCGGCACCCTGGTGACGATCGGCTCCGATCACACCGACCGCAAGACCGAGGCCTATAGCGTGGCCGTCTCCAAGCAGGTCTGCGTCAAGCCGGTGGCGCGCGAGGCCTGGCGCTACGCCGACGTGGCCGCGCACTGGGACCGCCTGGAGCTGCGCGCGCGCTTCGTCGCCGCCGACGGCAGCGCGCGCACCTACCAGCAAGGCAGCGTCGACGGCCTGCTGCCGCCCGCCACGCTGTGGCAGCGTCACGGCGGCATCGACATCGAGGCCCTGCCAGCCGGCAGCGCGATGTACAGCGGCACCCTGGCCGTGCTCGGGGAGATGGCCGCGATGAAGAGCGGCGACGCCTTCGAGCTCGAGCTGCACGATCCCGTGCTCGGCCGCAGCCTGCGCCACCGTTACGCGATCCAGGCGCTGCCCGTGGTCGCCTGA
- a CDS encoding MFS transporter, which translates to MNALASTSPTLEQPRAGRGRLATASMIGTSLEWYDFTVYNTLAALVFNHLFFPSVDPLAGTLLAFSTYAVGYVSRPLGGFVFGNLGDKLGRRAVLMLTLLLMGITTALMGVLPTYQSAGILSPILLVSLRFVQGIALGGEWAGAVLLSVEHGNQKKRGLNASWAQVGPSFGTLLGTGFIALITISVSSDAFLDWGWRVPFLASLLLVVFGLWVRRGVGETPAFEKLSESHNTAKVPVAEVFSQHWRRLLVAGGSRIGSDVLYALIVVFTLTYVTTVLNLSRSLALTAVLCGTACNALTVPLFGALSDRFGRRPVYLGGVLAAIVWAFAFFSLVNTSQPGLIVLAVVIGLVIHAVMYGPQAAFVTEQFPTRVRYAGSSLAYTLAGILGGGFAPLIIVALFRNWHTTIAVSLYVTGALIITAIALLAARETAHRALED; encoded by the coding sequence ATGAACGCTCTCGCCAGCACGTCACCGACGCTGGAGCAACCGCGCGCCGGACGCGGACGCCTCGCCACCGCGAGCATGATCGGCACCTCGCTGGAGTGGTACGACTTCACGGTCTACAACACGCTCGCCGCGCTGGTCTTCAACCACCTGTTCTTCCCCTCGGTCGATCCGCTGGCCGGCACCCTGCTGGCCTTCTCGACCTACGCGGTCGGCTACGTGTCGCGGCCGCTGGGCGGCTTCGTGTTCGGCAACCTCGGCGACAAGCTCGGCCGGCGCGCCGTGCTGATGCTGACCCTGCTGCTGATGGGCATCACCACCGCGCTGATGGGCGTGCTGCCCACCTACCAGTCGGCCGGCATCCTGAGCCCGATCCTGCTGGTGAGCCTGCGCTTCGTGCAAGGCATCGCGCTGGGCGGCGAATGGGCCGGCGCGGTGCTGCTCTCGGTCGAGCACGGCAACCAGAAGAAGCGCGGCCTGAATGCCTCCTGGGCCCAGGTCGGGCCCTCGTTCGGCACCCTGCTCGGCACCGGCTTCATCGCGCTGATCACCATCTCGGTGTCCTCCGACGCGTTCCTCGACTGGGGCTGGCGCGTGCCCTTCCTGGCCAGCCTGCTGCTGGTGGTCTTCGGGCTGTGGGTGCGCCGCGGCGTGGGCGAGACGCCGGCCTTCGAGAAGCTCAGCGAATCGCACAACACCGCCAAGGTGCCGGTGGCCGAGGTGTTCTCGCAGCACTGGCGCCGCCTGCTGGTGGCCGGCGGCTCGCGGATCGGCTCGGACGTGCTCTATGCGTTGATCGTGGTGTTCACGCTGACCTACGTGACCACGGTGCTGAACCTGTCGCGTTCGCTGGCACTCACCGCCGTGCTGTGCGGCACCGCCTGCAACGCGCTGACGGTGCCGCTGTTCGGCGCGCTGTCGGACCGTTTCGGCCGGCGCCCCGTCTATCTCGGCGGCGTGCTGGCGGCGATCGTCTGGGCCTTCGCGTTCTTCTCGCTGGTCAACACCTCGCAGCCGGGATTGATCGTGCTGGCGGTGGTGATCGGCCTGGTGATCCACGCCGTGATGTACGGCCCGCAGGCCGCCTTCGTCACCGAGCAGTTCCCGACCCGCGTGCGCTACGCCGGCTCCTCGCTGGCCTACACGCTGGCCGGCATCCTCGGCGGCGGATTCGCGCCGCTGATCATCGTCGCGCTGTTCCGCAACTGGCACACCACGATCGCCGTCTCGCTGTACGTGACAGGCGCGCTGATCATCACCGCGATCGCCCTGCTCGCCGCGCGCGAGACCGCGCATCGCGCGCTCGAGGACTGA
- a CDS encoding DUF4286 family protein has product MSEQPTQRPGQLCIWTDTDPRTEDDFNAWYDREHMQERVAIPGFSHARRFLASDGATRRYLALYETVSLEVFRSEAYRQAFAQQTEWSLRSFERMRDNQRRVGELAFAAGAGEGGRLALFVAAPAALAGAAWREAASAAAQATPGVHAVRVFATDASLSAPIATGAGAPGAALGDALVLVEGSSAAAAHALATRLAALADVEAANVRAFDLLWRLAA; this is encoded by the coding sequence ATGAGCGAACAGCCGACGCAACGGCCGGGCCAGCTTTGCATCTGGACCGATACCGACCCTCGTACCGAGGACGACTTCAACGCGTGGTACGACCGCGAGCACATGCAGGAGCGCGTCGCAATCCCCGGCTTCAGTCATGCGCGGCGCTTCCTCGCCAGCGATGGCGCAACGCGGCGCTACCTGGCGCTCTATGAAACCGTCTCGCTCGAGGTGTTCCGCAGCGAGGCCTATCGCCAGGCCTTCGCGCAACAGACCGAGTGGTCGCTGCGCAGCTTCGAGCGCATGCGCGACAACCAGCGCCGCGTCGGCGAGCTCGCGTTCGCGGCCGGTGCCGGCGAAGGCGGCCGGCTGGCGCTGTTCGTGGCCGCGCCTGCCGCGCTGGCCGGCGCCGCCTGGCGCGAGGCGGCAAGCGCCGCCGCGCAGGCCACCCCGGGCGTGCACGCGGTGCGCGTGTTCGCGACAGACGCCTCGCTGTCGGCGCCGATCGCCACCGGCGCCGGCGCACCCGGCGCCGCGCTCGGCGACGCGCTGGTGCTGGTCGAAGGCAGCTCGGCCGCCGCCGCGCACGCCCTCGCCACGCGCCTGGCCGCGCTCGCCGACGTCGAAGCCGCGAACGTGCGCGCCTTCGACCTGCTCTGGCGCCTGGCGGCCTGA
- a CDS encoding LysR family transcriptional regulator: MNIRFLETFIWLARLQNFRLTAEKLHTTQAAVSSRIAALEESFDVRLFDRNSRSATLTPAGRKMLGYAERIVRLGDEMRREVEDTDADAGLIRLGVIESIVHSWFPALMARIRERFPRLEVEVTSDTTIHLVQWLRADAVDLILHTDTLADREFVNAPLCEFPMRWVASPSLGLGGKGVTLGQLAEHPVISFSRHSGPHTAIEREFSRAVERPVRINCISSVAAIVRLVVDGFGVAALPPAIIERELREASLLVLDTDSRFTPMPLVASHRLAHPLSARIAELAAETARDFIAEHGPAPEPAPPAEAGPAAPRRARKR; this comes from the coding sequence ATGAACATCCGCTTCCTCGAGACCTTCATCTGGCTGGCCCGCCTGCAGAACTTCCGCCTCACCGCCGAGAAGCTGCACACCACGCAGGCCGCCGTGTCGAGCCGCATCGCCGCGCTCGAGGAGAGCTTCGACGTGCGCCTGTTCGACCGCAACTCGCGCTCGGCCACGCTCACGCCGGCCGGACGCAAGATGCTCGGTTATGCCGAACGGATCGTGCGCCTGGGCGACGAGATGCGCCGCGAGGTGGAGGACACCGATGCCGATGCGGGCCTGATCCGCCTCGGCGTGATCGAATCGATTGTCCATAGCTGGTTCCCGGCGCTGATGGCGCGCATCCGCGAGCGTTTCCCGCGCCTCGAGGTGGAGGTCACCAGCGATACCACCATCCACCTGGTGCAGTGGCTGCGCGCCGATGCGGTCGACCTGATTCTTCATACCGATACGCTGGCCGACCGCGAATTCGTCAACGCACCGCTCTGCGAATTCCCGATGCGCTGGGTGGCCAGCCCCTCGCTGGGCCTGGGCGGCAAGGGCGTCACGCTGGGCCAGTTGGCCGAGCACCCGGTGATCAGCTTCTCGCGGCATTCCGGCCCGCATACGGCGATCGAGCGCGAATTCTCGCGCGCGGTCGAGCGGCCGGTGCGGATCAACTGCATCAGCTCGGTGGCGGCGATCGTGCGCCTGGTGGTGGACGGCTTCGGGGTGGCCGCGCTGCCGCCGGCCATCATCGAGCGCGAGCTGCGCGAGGCTTCGCTGCTGGTGCTCGATACCGACAGCCGCTTCACGCCGATGCCGCTGGTGGCCAGCCACCGGCTGGCGCACCCGCTGTCGGCGCGGATCGCCGAGCTGGCGGCCGAGACGGCGCGCGACTTCATCGCCGAGCACGGCCCCGCGCCCGAACCGGCCCCGCCCGCCGAAGCCGGCCCGGCGGCGCCGCGGCGCGCCCGCAAGCGATAA